In Solanum stenotomum isolate F172 chromosome 6, ASM1918654v1, whole genome shotgun sequence, one DNA window encodes the following:
- the LOC125866633 gene encoding phloretin 4'-O-glucosyltransferase-like, giving the protein MKQHHFVIISLTAQGHINPTLQLAKNLSRAGARCTFVTTVNGSRKLNNLPSIDGLFYASISDGNDDGAAKMDFGDYLKQLKRVGSENLKKLIDELAGDGHPVTCLVYTFLWAWVAEVARGINLPSAFLVIQSATAFAIYHHLFSINNNGVYSSTSEIELSFPIKLPELPLFSRDDIPSFLLQNDPYSSFMIPVIREHIQNLEHDPNPRVLINTFDKLEEKSLKILDKIGICSIGPLIPSAFLDGNELEDKSFGCDLFEKSETYCQWLDSKPEGSVVYVAFGSVAMVKEEQKEEVLQSLMESEMPFLWVIRSSKEDDKKKNDEIYGLNGKGMIVPWCSQMEVLFHKSIGCFVSHCGWNSTLESTVAGVPLIGVPQLADQTMNIKMVEEVWGTGVRAIVEEEEGGIVKREELKRCLEILMGDGEKGNEIRRNVKKYRDLAMESVKVGGSSHNNLNEFLESL; this is encoded by the exons ATGAAGCAGCATCATTTCGTTATCATTTCTCTTACCGCCCAAGGCCATATAAATCCCACTCTCCAGCTCGCTAAAAACCTCTCACGCGCCGGTGCTCGCTGCACCTTCGTCACCACCGTCAATGGATCCCGCAAATTGAACAACCTTCCGTCCATCGACGGTTTATTCTACGCGTCTATCTCCGATGGAAACGACGACGGCGCAGCTAAAATGGACTTCGGTGATTACTTGAAACAGTTAAAGCGCGTGGGATCAGAAAATCTCAAAAAACTTATCGATGAACTTGCCGGCGACGGTCATCCAGTTACTTGCTTAGTCTACACATTTCTCTGGGCGTGGGTTGCAGAGGTGGCGCGTGGGATTAACTTGCCGTCTGCTTTTCTAGTTATTCAATCTGCTACTGCTTTTGCGATTTATCACCATTTGTTTAGCATCAATAACAATGGGGTTTACAGCTCTACTAGCGAAATTGAGCTCTCGTTCCCAATCAAATTACCAGAATTGCCCCTGTTTTCGCGCGATGATATTCCTTCCTTTCTACTGCAGAATGATCCTTACTCTTCTTTCATGATCCCTGTAATAAGAGAACACATACAAAACCTCGAACACGACCCTAATCCTCGTGTTCTCATCAACACTTTTGACAAATTAGAAGAGAAATCCTTGAAAATTCTCGATAAAATTGGGATCTGCTCAATTGGACCTTTGATTCCTTCTGCTTTTCTCGATGGAAATGAACTCGAAGACAAGTCTTTCGGATGCGATTTGTTTGAGAAATCTGAAACTTATTGCCAGTGGCTGGATTCAAAACCCGAAGGTTCGGTTGTTTATGTAGCATTTGGAAGCGTAGCAATGGTGAAAGAGGAGCAGAAGGAAGAGGTTTTGCAGAGTTTAATGGAAAGTGAAATGCCATTTTTATGGGTAATTAGATCTAGCAAAgaagatgacaagaaaaagAATGATGAAATTTATGGATTGAATGGAAAAGGGATGATTGTTCCTTGGTGTTCACAAATGGAG GTACTTTTTCATAAGTCAATTGGGTGTTTCGTGAGCCATTGTGGATGGAATTCAACTCTAGAAAGCACAGTAGCTGGCGTACCGCTGATTGGAGTCCCACAGTTAGCCGATCAAACGATGAACATCAAGATGGTGGAGGAGGTTTGGGGAACAGGAGTGAGAGCaatagtagaagaagaagaaggaggaatTGTGAAAAGAGAAGAGTTAAAGAGGTGTTTGGAAATTTTAATGGGAGATGGAgagaaaggaaatgaaataagaagGAATGTGAAGAAATATAGAGATTTGGCTATGGAATCTGTGAAAGTGGGAGGTTCTTCACATAATAATTTGAACGAGTTTTTAGAGAGTTTGTGA
- the LOC125866631 gene encoding serine hydroxymethyltransferase 4: protein MDPVAVWGNEPLSTVDPEIHDLIEKEKRRQCRGIELIASENFTSFAVIEALGSALTNKYSEGIPGNRYYGGNEYIDQIENLTRSRALEAFHLDPTKWGVNVQPYSGSPANFAAYTAVLNPHDRIMGLDLPSGGHLTHGYYTSGGKKISATSIYFESLPYKVNSTNGYIDYDKLEEKALDFRPKLIICGGSAYPRDWDYKRFREVADKCGALLLCDMAHISGLVAAQEAANPFEYCDLVTTTTHKSLRGPRAGMIFYRKGPKPPKKGQPENAVYEFEDKINFAVFPSLQGGPHNHQIGALAVALKQAATPGFKVYAKQVKANAVALGDYLMSKGYKLVTGGTENHLVLWDLRPLGLTGNKVEKLCDLCNITVNKNAVFGDSSALAPGGVRIGTPAMTSRGLVEKDFEQIAEFLHRAVTITLNIQKEFGKLLKDFNKGLVNNKEIEELKVDVEKFSASFDMPGFKMSEMKYQD from the exons ATGGATCCAGTTGCAGTTTGGGGTAATGAACCCCTTTCAACTGTCGATCCTGAGATCCATGATCTCATTGAGAAGGAAAAACGCCGTCAATGTCGCGGCATTGAGCTTATTGCTTCagaaaatttcacttcttttgcTGTAATTGAAGCTCTTGGCAGTGCTTTAACCAACAAATACTCAGAGGGTATACCCGGAAACCGTTACTACGGTGGTAATGAATACATTGATCAAATTGAGAATCTGACAAGAAGTCGAGCTCTTGAAGCTTTTCATCTTGATCCAACCAAATGGGGTGTTAATGTTCAGCCTTATTCTGGTAGCCCTGCTAATTTTGCTGCATATACTGCTGTTTTGAACCCACatgataggattatgggattgGATTTGCCTTCTGGTGGTCATTTGACACATGGGTATTATACATCTGGTGGGAAGAAGATCTCTGCTACTTCGATTTACTTCGAGAGTTTGCCTTATAAGGTGAATTCGACAAATGGGTATATTGATTACGATAAGTTGGAAGAGAAGGCTTTGGATTTTAGGCCAAAATTGATTATCTGTGGAGGAAGTGCTTACCCAAGAGATTGGGATTACAAGAGGTTCAGAGAAGTTGCTGACAAATGTGGGGCTCTTTTGCTTTGTGATATGGCTCACATTAGTGGTCTTGTTGCTGCTCAG GAAGCAGCGAATCCCTTTGAATATTGTGACTTGGTCACTACCACCACACACAAGAGTTTGAGGGGTCCAAGGGCTGGTATGATTTTCTACCGCAAGGGCCCTAAGCCACCAAAGAAGGGCCAGCCTGAAAATGCAGTTTATGAGTTTGAAGACAAGATCAACTTTGCTGTTTTCCCGTCTCTCCAGGGTGGTCCCCACAACCACCAAATCGGCGCTCTTGCTGTTGCCCTGAAACAGGCTGCGACTCCTGGATTCAAGGTGTATGCTAAGCAAGTAAAGGCCAATGCAGTTGCTCTTGGTGACTACCTGATGAGCAAAGGATACAAACTTGTAACTGGTGGGACTGAGAACCACCTTGTCCTTTGGGATCTTAGACCTCTTGGTTTGACTG GTAACAAGGTTGAGAAGCTTTGTGACCTTTGCAACATCACTGTTAACAAGAATGCTGTTTTTGGTGACAGCAGTGCTTTGGCCCCAGGAGGTGTTCGTATTG GTACTCCTGCCATGACATCAAGGGGATTGGTTGAGAAGGACTTTGAGCAGATCGCCGAGTTCCTCCACAGGGCTGTTACAATCACCTTGAACATCCAGAAGGAGTTCGGAAAGCTTTTGAAGGACTTCAACAAGGGTCTTGTTAACAACAAGGAAATTGAAGAACTTAAGGTTGATGTCGAGAAATTCTCAGCCTCTTTTGACATGCCTGGGTTCAAGATGTCCGAGATGAAGTACCAGGACTAA